In Miscanthus floridulus cultivar M001 chromosome 8, ASM1932011v1, whole genome shotgun sequence, the sequence GCAGCCTTCGGGTTCGGGAGGAGCTCCGGCAGTAAGGCACCGATCGGCAAGGCTTGTTGACCTAACATTCGATGATACACGGAACAGGATGGGTGGGGTGGGTTACAGCTCACTCAGAAAGGCGCTGCTTGATAACATGCCGACATCACGACATGCTGTGTTGCTCTAGTCACGCCTCACGCGCTCACGGCCTCATGGCCATTGACTTTGACTCCACAGCATGCGACAAATTAATAATGTAATGATTTTaacatttataatttaaaaacaagCAATAATAATATATATCAACAATAAAGTAGCAGTAATAGTGCATTTGTGCTTACTATTTCTCAAAATATAGTTAGAGAATCCCACAGTTATTACAAACAAAAGATTGTAAATGTCAATAAACCAAGTGTGTATTCACCGATCCGGTTACTAAGAGATGTTTCACAATCTTTATCTCCGAAAATATTCTCTCCACTATTGCAGTAGTAATTGGCAATACCAGCACAAGTTATAAATGTCGATAAACCAATGGATAACAATGATGTTTTCTTGTTTCCACCATTTTTTTGTGAAAGCTCACCGATAGTATTTATGTTGGAGAATTGATTATCTTCTCTCACATCAGCAATGTAGAGGCCAAGGTGGTGGCTAAGATCCCTCAAATCTCCAGAGTTATAATCACTAGGATGTAATGTTGCTAGGTTTATCAAACTCTCTACATTAAAATCATGAAATGATTATCTTGGATTGAAAGCGACTGAACAAACAAGCAACCGAGAGCTTATCTCATTAAAGCGACTATAAAGCTCCTGAACTAGCCACTTTATAACCTCATTAAAACAATCCACTTTATAGTGATGCTTGTTTGTAATTCTAGATGCCTTCCTAGATTTTGTGGGATCCATATATGCATCTTCCATTTCTAACCTTGCAATATCATGCATCTCACAATACTTGTTTACTTCATCTAATATTTTGCCCCAACCATCTCTTCTAAGGTTACACATATGTAATCTAGATGATTTCAAACACTTATCATAGCATTCACAATGTCTTGATCCTTGCATTGCAATGCTAATGACAAAGTGTTTATGATGGTTAATGTGGTCAATAAGAGATGCAGGTAAAATACAAAGTCAAAAGATTGGAAGTAGACTAGAAGATTTGATGCTTGGTCTCTATCTTTCCAATCTCTGTCGTCCTTGTCCTTTTACACCGGCCTCCCAACCAGCCAAGCCGGTTCCTTCAGGGGGCCAGCCAGGGCTTCAGCAGGGCATGTAGTAGAAGTCAGCCGGCCTAGCCGGTCAGCAAGGGGGGCGGCCACAACAACCAACCGGCCTAGTCTGTCCACTAGGGGCGCAACAGTGGCAGCCAGCTAGCCATGCTGGTTCCATGGCCGGCTAGGCCGGTTTAAGGGGAGGCCGGCCTGGCCGGATTGAGGACTAGCCAGGCCGGTTTGGTAGGGTCTTAGATGTCCCCTTTTTCCCCCCTTCTTTTCTCCTCCGGATACTTGCACAACGTTGCAAATATACTTGACTTTTGTTACTATATTATCACCAGAAACATTGTTCGAATGCCATCATATGTCTTCAGTCATTTTTTTATCATCAACATATGTCCCCCTGTTTTTAGGTGAAGCATTAGATGAAcctgaaacataagaaaaactaAATAGCAACGATGTCCAACTCATCGGCTACCTAGCAACTAAGGGCGATGTAAACATCGGCCATATTTGTTCTATGGGCAATAGACGTATCGGTCATTGCCTAGATAGTTTTCAAGCTTCTTGCCAGACACTTGGAAAGTATTGTTTCAAATACCTCCCATTAATTGCTCTTGGTAGACACTCACCTTGCAAGGTCTCCAGCACATATGAATTTCCAAACACCACTTTGATCACTTTTAATAGACCCACCCAGCtaggtgaccacttgccaaacttgttACTTTTCACCCCAAGAGGTAGAATAGTTTTCCACACTAAATCTCCAACTTGAAAAGATTTGTTTTTCACTTTCTTGTTATAAGCTCTCGCAACTTGTTGCTTTCTTGTTATAAGCTCTCGCAACTTGGAAAGATTTCAAACTTGTTGCTTTCTTGTTATGGGCTTCACAGAGGAAGAGTTCAGGGTACGAGAGTTGTGCCAAGGAGGCCGTGAAACTGAATCAACACCCATTGCATACAAGTATATATGAGCTTGGCAAAGATTTGGTGGACCCAAAAGAGCTCCATAACTTGTCGACAAGAACGCATGATTTGCACGATTGGTACAATTGGCAGAGCAATGTGTGTCAAACTATGTTCAGGGCTAGAGTCTCACCTGAGTTATATCATAGAGGTGTAGATACACCGTGGGTTGGTCCAAATACCTCTTTCATGTTTTGTAGAAGTGCGGCCGTGTCGTTAAAATATGAGAGCTTGTGGACCATGGTGATTGGGGGTTTAGAATTGACGTTGGAAATATATGTACAGCAGTGAtgggaaataaaaaaaaactagataTGATATTTTCTAATATAATTTAAAGAAGGTTAAATATTTAAACAAAAtctgttgattagtttgatttgCCTTTAATGTGGATGCATGCATCAATCTTTTCTTCGTCATCAAGTTCAGCAAGCTAGTGTGGTGGTGCAGGACCATATGGGGAGGTGCCTGATATGCAATTGTCAGTCTTTTCATTGTATCACTTCGCTGGAGGTTTTGTAGCAGCACTGGCTCTTTGATGTGCTATGCTTTTTCACTGCAGGTTTAGGTTCCCGCAAGGCGATCTTGCTGAATGATTGCTTGATGATGATCTGAAAAGTGGGTGCTTCCGATTCGATTACCGGTGATATTGTTGCTTATATGTCAAGTTTTTGGCAAGCAAGTTTAATTTGTTTCGTTCTCTTTTCTTAAGACGTGGCGTGACTGAGATGTGGCACATCTATCGGCCAGAGCGAGTGAGTGCGTTGCTTAATTACTTCAACCATCCAGCAGTGTGTTCCTGTTTGCATATAGGATGTTCTAAACTCCAAATGTTTGTGTTAACGAATGAAGGCAGCCTTgattttttttgggaaaaaaagAACACTACAATCGTAGTCAGTTCAGAACAGTGGGGCATCGAGGCATGCAGAGTGCGTCCAGGAAACCGCATTGGGTTAGCCAATTCTAGTCTAGAAACAAAAAAGATCCATGCCATGTGTGTCTCACTGTCTGTCTCTAGAGTAAAATCAAGTCCAAGCTGTAGCAGTAACTATCACTGCTGTTACAAAACCACAAGCGGCCAAGCGCATTGTTGCAGATCCCAACGATCCGGAGCTATGCACCAAAGAGGCTCCTGCAAAACCAAGGCCAGCGGAAACATCACTTCCAATGCTGCGAATACCAGACAAAACACCCCATTTTTGGCTGTGTTCGGCCGCGGCCAACACCACCACATGGCAGACTCAGAAACCTCCTTGTTCGCAGGGAAAGCAAGGTAGCACCAATATaattataatatatataataattaATAACCCCTATAAGATCAGAGCATACTAGCAGAGCAACAGCTGCAGCGCAGGCTAAGCTAGCACAAGCATGCatcgccagcagcagcagcagcacgaggTGACGGCGGGCGCTCGGAGGCACGGCCGGGAGCATGCCAACGGAGGCCACAGAGCGGCGGCCGAGATGCCGGCTGGCGGTCACCGCGCGGAGCGGGCAGAGAGGCCAACCGGGCACCGCGTGGAGCGGGCCGAGATGCCGGCCGGCGGTCACCGCGCGGAGCTGGCAGAGAGGCCAGCCGCGCACCGCATGGAGCGGGCCGAGATGCCGGCCGGCGACGGTCAGCGCGCGGACCGGGCAGAGAGGCCAGTTGGGCACCGCATGGAGCGGGCCGAGATGCCGGCCGACGGTCACCGCGCGGAGCGGGCAGAGAGGCCAGTCGGGCACCGCATGGAGCGGGCCGAGATGCAGCATGCCACCCACCACGCCACGGAACGGGCGGGCGACGCTCGGAGGACTACGACTACAGCTGCGGCTGAGATGCCCGCGTGGCAGACGACGGAGCGTAAGAAGAGCCTCGAGAGCCTCCTCGATGCCGCGGGGGACGCGCGCggcaggcagcagcagcaccaccaccaccaccaccgcggcggcggcggtggccacgTCCCCGTACGGCCGCCAGTGCCGGTCCCTGGGGAGAAGGTGATCAACTTCCCCGGGCAGGGGCTGGAGTTCAAGGAGCTGTCCTACAGCGTCATCAAGAAGCAGAAGAAGGACGGGGTGAAGATCAAGAAGGAGGTGTACCTGCTCAACGACATCTCCGGCCAGGCGCTCCGCGGCCAGGTCACCGCCATCCTTGGGCCCAGCGGCGCCGGCAAGTCCACGTTCCTCGACGCGCTCGCCGGCAGGATCGCCAAGGGAAGCCTCGAGGGGTCCGTCAGCATCGACGGGCGATCGGTAAGAGCAACATCGTCACAGTGATGTTCTGTTGCATTGCGTGTTGTATTGAGGACAAAAGAAGGTTTCTGATGATGATCATTCATCCAGGTGACGACGAGCTACATGAAGCAGATTTCATCCTACGTGATGCAAGATGATCAGCTGTTCCCCATGCTCACGGTGTTGGAGACGCTGAGGTTTGCGGCCGAGGTCCGCCTGCCTCCGTCGCTCTCCAGGGCTGAGAAGCTCAATCGGGTCTGGGAGCTCATTGAGCAGCTGGGTTTACAGGTTAACCCCTTTTGTCCTCTGCTCCACTAGCAtccgtttctttttcttttttttttccaaaaaaaagagATTAATTGTACAGTAGCATTTGGTACGTTGTCCACTCAAACTAAAGACGTCCCATATGGCATGACTAGTTCAGAAATTACACAACATCATATTTTTCATCGTACAGTACAATTGACAACATGCAGTCAAACTGATGAATTGTCACTATGGACTTCATATAGTGCCCATTACCTGTCCAAATGTGATCAATAACACCTCAACAATATAATTTCATTTGTTTCCCTGCTGTAATTTCACTTGATGGTATCATTCACAATCTTGATTAAGTTCTGAATGTCAAAATAACAGACAACAGCTCACACATGCATTGGCGACGAGGGGATACGAGGTGTCTCTGGCGGGGAACGCCGTAGGGTGTCGATTGGCACTGACATAATCCATAAGCCATCTCTGCTGTTTCTTGATGAACCCACCTCTGGCCTTGACTCCACCAGTGCATACAGTGTGGTAGATAAAGTGAAAGAAATTGCAAAGGGGGGAAGCATTGTGCTAATGACAATTCACCAGCCATCTTTCAGGATTCAGATGCTTCTCGACAGAATAGTCATCCTCGCAAGGTAATTACAGACAAAAGCCTTTACTTTGAGGAAAACTAAATTTCTGAAAGGACATTTAATTACTCATCAGTTGTGTAGGCACTTCTTATGGCATTCTAATTAACTACCTACTACACTTCATGCATGCAGAGGAAGGCTAATCTATCTAGGAAGTCCTATCACACTCCCCGCACATCTTGCTGGATTTGGCCGACCTGTACCTGATGGTGAGAACAGCATCGAGTACCTCCTGGATGTCATCAAGGAGTACGATGAATCAACGCTTGGACTCGAGCCTCTAGTTGCCTACCAGAGGGATGGCAGCAAACCTGATGAAGCTGCCAAGACACCAATACCCAAGACACCAAGAACACCACACCAGAAATCAGTGCAGTTCCGACAGATGCAGCTCAAGAGCAACCAGTTTTCGGTCACAACGGGAACACCTCATGCTAATACTTTCTCAAACTTCGAGTCCTATAACATCGATGACGAGGAGGAAGAATTCGACAATTCTCTTGAGAGAAAGTCACATACACCCTTGCATACCGGAACCTCAACCTACCATCCAAGGCTTGCATCACAGTTTTACAAGGATTTCTCAGTCTGGGTTTACCACGGTGTCACAGGGACGCCCCACCGTAAGCCTACATGGAGTACTCCTGCTCGAACGCCAGCTAGGACCCCAATGTCGAGCTACCAGCAGCGCAGCCGTTTGGCTACGCCACACCATGCACCTCCTCCTCAATCACCCCATGAACCAGTTTTCAAGCCGGAGGAACCAAGCTATCATGAGTACCAGCTTGAACTGGAACCACCACTAGATGCTCCTCAGGATGGCCCCAAGTTTGCTAATCCTTGGCTCAGGGAGGTCGCTGTGCTCTCATGGCGTACTGCTCTGAACGTGGTGCGCACGCCGGAGCTATTCCTCTCCCGGGAGATTGTCCTCACAGTTATGGCACTCATTCTTTCGACCCTGTTCCACCGCCTCAGTGATTCCAACTTCACAACCATCAATCGCCTCCTCAACTTCTACATCTTTGCAGTCTGCCTTGTCTTCTTCTCCTCCAATGATGCTGTTCCCACATTCATCCAGGAGCGCTTTATCTTCATCCGTGAGAGGTCCCACAATGCTTACCGTGCATCATCCTACGTGATATCCTCTCTAATCGTCTATCTCCCATTCTTTGCCATTCAGGGGTTCACCTTTGCAGTCATCACAAAGTACATGCTCCATTTACGAAGCAACCTGGTTAACTTTTGGATCATCCTGCTTGCATCACTTATAACAACCAATGCATATGTGATGCTGGTCAGTGCACTTGTTCCAAGCTACATCACTGGATATGCTGTCGTGATTGCGACAACAGctctcttcttcatcacttgtgGATTCTTCCTGAAGCGGACGATGATCCCTATGGCATGGAGGTGGCTCCACTATATCTCTGCCATAAAATATCCATTTGAGGCATTGCTTGTGAATGAGTTCAAAGGAGACCATTGCTATGTTGGCACACAAAATCAACTTTCACCTGGACCTCTGGGGCAAGTCAGTAACCTGAATGCCACCTCAGCGACATGCCCCCTGGTAGGCCAAGATGTGCTGTCCACCATGGACATACAAATTGATAACATCTGGATAGATGTTGCAATTCTCCTTGCGTGGGGCGTGCTCTACCGACTCATCTTCTATGTGTTATGACGGTAGGATCATCGATCTAGACTTTGACCATTCTATTCGGTACAACATGTAAAACGGTAGATCCTAGGACATGTAGAACGGTCTACAGAGAGACATGGAGAGAAAAGGAAGGGTACCGAACCTGAGACCGCAGGGGTGGAGGATCCAGTAGCCTCCATCAGGTTCGTCGATGTaggctgcgcacgggcagcgacggtcggtgaagagaggcgacgcagtggagacgatgatgacggtggcggcttcccgtcgctggctgcgcgccctcttcgagatcggactagggttttgtcggtgggtttgcggctcacggcgaacctcgtggtttgagccgccggcccccacctctctatatagcgcagtgcgacgggggcccaccaaccatgtagggttgggcgcccccgatcagggcgcgaaaccaaggcccaataggccgttgggcctattggtcaggagatcaatctaacattctcccccttgatctcactattacttttatctttaaactttaaacttcaatcctttaaaccttactcatttcttcacagatgatgcatagagcatgtttcatcgtctcgGTCAATCGCTGATAGATttgacagctacaatgcacgtctctgatctgaaatagttactttgacttttgggccctttatagtccaggaatcataggctttcccttaaacccatgccggctacatgttctctgaacacgttgggtggtaagccttttgtaagcggatccgcgagcatcttttcggtacttatatgctcaagacttatcatttgatcccggactttatccttcacaacataatactttatgtcaatgtgtttggcagcaccacttgacctattgttgtgagcatactgtactgctggattattatcgcagtataacttcagtggtctattgatgtcgtcaaccaccttcaaaccgggtatgaacttctttagccagttcacctgccccgttgcctcataacatgctacaaactcggcatacattgtggacgatgtagtgacggtttgctttgagcttttccatgaaatagctccccctgcgagagtaaacacatatccagacgtggattttctattatctcccgcataatcagaatctgaatatcccactatatggagtgaatcagatcttctatacgtcatcatgaggcctttcgttccttgcaaataacgcaagactttctttaccaatttccaatgttctattccaggattgctctggaatctgccaagtaacccggtaacaaatgccaagtcagggcgcgtacacacttgagcatattgcaagcttccgacagctgaagcatatggaaccactttcatttgatcgatctcatattggttcctggggcattgaaaatccccatatctatcgcccttgactataggagcaggtgagggactacatttgtgcatactaaatttctttaagactttttctatgtatgccttttgtgacagtcctaatacccctttacttctatctcggtgaatctcgatccctagaacgaatgaagcttcaccaagatctttcatatcaaaccttgaggacaaaaacttctttgtttccagtagtaaactgacatcactactagcaagtaagatatcatccacatacaggacaaggaagataaacttcccattcttaaactttgcgtagacacaattgtcctcaacattatctttaaacccaaaattctttattgtctgatcaaacttcaagtaccactgtcttgaagcttgttttaatccataaatcgatttctttaggcggcatcccaaacgttcttttccttccatgacaaaacctttcggttgtgccatgtaaacattttcctctaagtctccgttgagaaatgccgtctttacatccatctgatgtaattccaaatcgtaatgtgccactaatgccattatgattctgaaggaatccttacatgagactggagaaaaggtctcattgtaatcaatcccttctctttgtgtaaagccttttgccacaagtcgggctttatatctctctatattcccttgagagtcaagttttgttttgtagacccatttacagcctactgttttggctcctttaggaattatctccaaatcccaaactttatttgcattcattgatctcatctcatcttccatggcctcaagccattttgatgaatgatcactttttatggcttcttcaaatgaggtgggatcatcctccatttgaaattcttcagtgttgtacacttcataatcagcaggaatagctgattttctaactctttgagaccttctaggggcctcctcaattggcacattttctgtttgaggctgttgctgctccccctcatgtgtggcaataggttctataggatcctgaggcacaagttcctcatcatcattcattgttgccacaggcgggatagcaacaggtgctggcaccacagtgtcttgtactgttggtgcagcaacagcaggtagtgagaaaaatggctcatgaatgatcggagtgggtgcaaacacccgcttctcttcaaggtcaatttctcgagctaccatgctccccctaatcatttcatcctctaggaagacagcgtgtctcgtttccacaaactttgtatgtctgttaggacagtagaaacgaaaaccttttgacttttctgggtagccaatgaaatggcaactcactgttttgggatctagcttcccaatgtttgggttaaaaactttagcctcagcagggctcccccacacacgcaagtggttaagtgagggtactctacctgtccacaactcatacggtgttttgggcaccgacttacttggtactctattgagaatatgaatggcggtttttaacgcctccatccacagactcgtgggtaaagtggagtaacttatcatactacgcaccatatccatcaaggtacggttacgcctttcagctactccattctgctgaggttcgcccggtgttgaatactgggcgactataccattctcctgtaagaaccttgcaaaaggtccaggaacttgtccatatggggtatgccgaccgtagtactctcctccacggtcagacctgactatcttaatctttaaatcatgctgattttctacttctgctttaaatatcttaaatttatccaacgcttctgttctttctttaattggataaatgtagccaaaccgagagtaatcgtctgtgaatgttatgaatgaatcataaccatccacacttttcacaggaaaaggaccacatatgtctgtgtgaataatctgtagaattcctgcgcttcgtttggcatctttcttaattttctttacatactttccttttatgcaatctctacattgttctaactctgagagctctaatggaggaagaatatcattcttaactagtctttctattctccccctcgaaatatggcctaaacgacagtgccataatttcgacaacgcatcttgagctctctttcgttttctgtttccattgttcgatgaggatacattttcattcacatcacatatggaattaacattttcacgaagtgataacaaataaagctcgtcttgtcggaaggcaagaccaatacatttattattaaacaatatctgacatttgccatttccaaaatggcaatcataaccatcatggtccaactttgaaacactaatcaaatttctttgcaaagaaggtacataaagaacatctctaagaataattatgaagccatcagcaagctctaacggaagatcaccaacggcttcaacatctgcttgttctccatttgctactttaatgaaactttcgcttctttgcaaagttctcatcgaacggaatccctgtaatgaattagcaacatgaatagttgcacctgaatcaatccaccaagtagattttgaaaactttacatacaaggattcatttacgaacgtaataatgttctcacctttattcttcataatcatctttaagaaatcaggacaattctttttataatgtcctgtcttcttgcagtggagacactggtctttagccactgggaattgctggttctgagactgttgcatgggaccttttccagatgatttggaggaagaactgttattatagttctttttcttatcttttaggtagttgacagaaccaccttgtgaaacttttattctttcctcctcctgcacacacatggctatgagcttttctaaatcccatttttcaggctgtatgttgtaattaacaacaaatgtgtcaaattctttgggcaaagaagcaaaaatcaaatgaataagaaactcatccttgagtgccaaatccattggtttgagcttagatgccagattgctcattctcagtatgtgctctctaatgccactgccgccaccagagtacctttctgtgaccagctgcttgatcagctgggttgcatatgtctttgaagagccagtgaactgactctttattctgtctaggtactctgtgaccgtgtcacagtctggaattgagcccactatagcaggctcaatcgtgttctttatcaccgccagacacttcttgttggcagtgacccatttcctatgctcaaggtcataggacatctttacgggagcaaaatcccgctctctgtgctgccatgcagtatcagtcttatctgtctccctcaccggtgccacaggttcttttgggcacggtgtggtgacaacccagtctacctcagcgaggataaaggccaggtctatctttttcttccactcaatatagttatcaccttttagagtggggatctctttgatacaactcattaagttgtatcctcctgaaaacataattcaaatagggtgagaacagaaataacaacaataattgcatgccttagtttaacgttggtcaaaattaaaacatacaattattttctacactaattctacatcaccgttgggcagaaatagaattaatgtataacaaaaatattacaatattgccattaatcaacgttggtcagaataacgaCAATATTGtaatcaatttaaaacatatccattttcaaaattaaattctcccgttggttcgaatttaataatgaaaattacatctttaaatacgcagcggaaactttaacatttaataatctttttcctattttccagaagcaaatttactatttactgaacaaaaattatcattggataaattttgtacagaaaactATCAtgaaaattcaattcaaattgatcaaattgttttctggaaaataagaaaatcaaaacTGTCACTGTACTATTTTTATTTAGCCATTTCGGCCCGATCCAGCACACACGCGGCCCAGCAGCGCGCAGTCACAGCGCGGCCCACGGCCTGCTCGGGCGCCCGCGCGAGCCCTCCTGGCCCAGCAGCGCGTGGCCCACTCGCATGGCgcgcgctcccccgcgcccaggccgcaacctgggcctgggccaggatTTCGACCGAGCGCCCGATCCCGCCTGGGCTGCGGCGCTGGCCCAGTCGCTCGTGGccgtccatctccatccgacggcTGCCCGCGCGTGTCGCGAGATCAAAACCCCAGCGACCGGCGCGGCGCCCTTGACCTAGCGTCATTCggcttcgctctctctctctctccgccccTCACTGCTCTCTCCTCTCCACTCAGTCCCGCCTCAGCAGACACCGAGCGAGGAGCTACGACGGCGAGAGAGATCAGCAAGCCCCGGCGCCGtctccggccccctcgccggcgtgcgcgctccccagcgggtgagcgcgccgccgtcgagcggcctggtcgCGGCACCCTAGTGGCTGTTCCGGCGAGTAGTTCACCCCCGGCCGGCCCTTTTCTTCCTCGCGCGCCGGCGTGACTGTAGTGCCGCGCAACAGCGAGGTAGGCCACCCTCTTACCTTTCTCCCCTTTCTTTTGATTCTTTTGATTTGTTCGGTTTTCACCCGATTtgacgatta encodes:
- the LOC136471767 gene encoding ABC transporter G family member STR-like — translated: MPADGHRAERAERPVGHRMERAEMQHATHHATERAGDARRTTTTAAAEMPAWQTTERKKSLESLLDAAGDARGRQQQHHHHHHRGGGGGHVPVRPPVPVPGEKVINFPGQGLEFKELSYSVIKKQKKDGVKIKKEVYLLNDISGQALRGQVTAILGPSGAGKSTFLDALAGRIAKGSLEGSVSIDGRSVTTSYMKQISSYVMQDDQLFPMLTVLETLRFAAEVRLPPSLSRAEKLNRVWELIEQLGLQTTAHTCIGDEGIRGVSGGERRRVSIGTDIIHKPSLLFLDEPTSGLDSTSAYSVVDKVKEIAKGGSIVLMTIHQPSFRIQMLLDRIVILARGRLIYLGSPITLPAHLAGFGRPVPDGENSIEYLLDVIKEYDESTLGLEPLVAYQRDGSKPDEAAKTPIPKTPRTPHQKSVQFRQMQLKSNQFSVTTGTPHANTFSNFESYNIDDEEEEFDNSLERKSHTPLHTGTSTYHPRLASQFYKDFSVWVYHGVTGTPHRKPTWSTPARTPARTPMSSYQQRSRLATPHHAPPPQSPHEPVFKPEEPSYHEYQLELEPPLDAPQDGPKFANPWLREVAVLSWRTALNVVRTPELFLSREIVLTVMALILSTLFHRLSDSNFTTINRLLNFYIFAVCLVFFSSNDAVPTFIQERFIFIRERSHNAYRASSYVISSLIVYLPFFAIQGFTFAVITKYMLHLRSNLVNFWIILLASLITTNAYVMLVSALVPSYITGYAVVIATTALFFITCGFFLKRTMIPMAWRWLHYISAIKYPFEALLVNEFKGDHCYVGTQNQLSPGPLGQVSNLNATSATCPLVGQDVLSTMDIQIDNIWIDVAILLAWGVLYRLIFYVL